aaccgaataaaattatttaaatttgttttaattttgacaaattctggttttcctgccgaattagacagaattcatttttaagttaagtaccgaattaacagaatttatctgaattaaaaatttaattctgtttaattcgatcgaattcagttgtttaatcagggattttAAGTGAATgcttgtaattaaatatttaaaaaaataattatttgtttacttatgataattttttgttgtgtaGATTGAAAGCAACATGTAGTTCAAACGTCAAATCATTACATATTTATAGTGATATACATCAACTATCGagctttagaaaaaaaaggggATCAATATCTGGATTTAGTGATACTCAGTTATTTCCACGTCGTAAACGTGATACATCACTtggtaatatatttatttaatagataaaagtatttaaattttctttgaacGGAGACCGCGTTAATGGCCTGGGGTTTATTCgcgtaattattaattccgATGAACATATTTTTGACTTATTGCGATAGagacatttatataaattaaacttcTATTCTATTATTAGAAATGTCTCAAGTTATTTCAttcatagtttttaaataaatgtacgtGACAGtacatttaaataacagaAATAGTATTTAGGTGACAAACTTGGCTCAGATCCAAGCTTCCttggataaaataaaactgaaagaACCTAAATGATAATTGTCATAATTAATATGCTACTAACCggtaaattgatatttaaatgtcATAATTTACTACACACGCTAACGAACGTAAGATCATTGTACTCGTATGTTGACAATCATAAACAACAAGCGAAGGcttttaaatctaaatataaAGTTCTATAAATGTTATATAGGATTTTACTTTACTAGAGTccagaatttataaatagatcGTAACAAGTAGTGTGTTAAATGTCAGAAATAAAGCCAACAGGTGGACGggtaattcaaataaattataaaaactgttgtcagattttattttatccagATATTTAATGTATCACTGATATTTTTGTCTATAGACACCAATGTCGAGGAAAAAAGTGAAGCTAATTCACCCTGTTCTAATGTCAAACTCAACATGACGATGGAAACTATTGAtggagaaaaatatttgaatactaGCTTTGCTATGTACGTTATGAATGAAGATGAAGAAGGActgtacaatttttatttccataactgtcataattattatgacAATGATAGATCGTTAGTTAATTTTACGATGCATATCACGGAGATTaataatggaaattttttgagtgcTGGTGAAATGCCACTGCCTGCTCTTTACTTTATGATGTCTCtactattctttttttctggttGTTTCTGGGTTTTGATACTCAAAAAAAGCAAGTAAGTCAAATTTTTCTACtcaaatataaacaaaaatttttattttttattctgaagTAAAATAAAGTTGCCAAAACTATTAAAGTATACCcgggtgaaaatttttcggacttctgtctgaaaaagtctttagaactctaGAACTGACTTTTTCATACAAAAGTCCGAAAAGTTTCCACCAGGGCAgggacctcgttataagactattaGTTTCTCTCAAACTATCGCGATACCTGGTTTATAAAAAGGACAGAAcgatagtcttataacgaggtccgaAATGTTGAAGTTCTTGAAATGACTATAAATTttcctaataaaaataataatttattttacagaaacccagtatttaaaattcactatTTAATGGcagttttggtttttttaaaatctttctCTCTTCTATTTCATGGAATAAATTATCACTTTATACAAACAAAAGGTGAACATGTCGCAGCTTGGGCAATACTTTATTACATAACTCATTTATTAAAAGGAgctgtattatttattacaattgttCTCATTGGAACTGGTTGGGACTTTATAAAACATATCCTCGctgataaagataaaaaactttttatgatTGTTATACCTCTACAGGTAAGCCTCCCACTCGCACAAAGtaacaaaaacaataataccaatcataaataaacccgacaataaataataaatttttgtgaaCAGGTATTAGCTAACGTAGCAGAAATAATAATCGAAGAAAGTGAAGAAGGTGACATAGAGCATAAGACATGGCGTGATGTATTTATACTAGTAGATTTACTCTGTTGCGGGGCTATTTTGTTTCCCGTTGTCTGGAGTATCAGACATTTACAAGAATCAGCAAATACTGACGGCAAAGCTGCCATTAATCttcaaaaactaaaactatttAGACATTTCTATATCATGATcgtttgttatatttatttcacacGAATAATTATGTACTTATTAAAGGTAAGCAGCCTCCTCCTTTGAATTAAGGTACGAGACCTAGTGTCCGATCACTCTTTGTCTTTGTAGATCTATATTTCGTAGAgtatactaaatatagatatagaaatacatgagtgatcgggtactaggtctcttatcttatatatttttatttatttaaattaattaaattgaattgttaACAATAGATGACTGTACCGTTCCAATACGAATGGTTAGACGAAATGTTTAGAGAATTGGCAACTTAtgtattttttgtgttaactGGTTATAAATTCCGACCAGCATCAGCAAATCCGTATTTTACAGTAAATGATGATCTTGCTGgcggtgatgatgatgaaatgGATGTTGtgtaagttattttaatagctgatattttctattattcataaaaaataaggtGACACGAATTGTAATCCGTGGACAATAGATCCGCGACATGAAATCCGATGATATTTTAtcctatagaaaaaatttccttgaaCTAAATATTCAAGAGACAAAAAATCCTTGTCAAAATATCTTGTCGATAAAtcttattcagaaaaatatattttcagtgaaaaaataattaatggttcTCGATAAACGGGTACTGTACCATTCCAAACATGTGTTGACctatttccaaaataatacccacccaaaatttgtgaaaaaaaggCACAGTACGAATTCAAATATATGTgttgatctatttttaatatcacacactcaaattttatgtgaaaatatattaaacatttctgataaaagggtaccgtactatttatattatgagATAATTTGTCGGGGATGTTTTATCTATCGAGTATttagtccggggatattttgtctatcggataaaATGTCTTCGGATAATTTTTCGCGGATTTAATGTCTTTGGATTACGAGTGACGGAACCAAAAATAAAGAGTCAAAGACGGAGACATTAATTTcgactattttaaaaattaaactgctTTACTTAATTTAATGTTACTATCATAGTCTTTTTTCTAGTGTATCTGGTGCAAGTGGATTTACTCAGGGTCTTGGAAAAGTATcaaaagctaaaaaattaataagaccACAAACGACACAAATTGTTGCCAATGAAGAAGAATGTGAAAGTCTGATTAATAAACGCGAAGCTTCTTACGATTACGATTAATAAGTTTATTAATcgtgcaataaataattatattttataatcttgTGTCtaaagtatcataaaaaaatatgaaacaaaacaaaaataataaacaagtgTCTACATAGCATAAGTCTTCTGAAAAACTCACAACAACTCAACAATTAtactaaaaaaactattttaattaCGAATTTGAAAGCCATTTAtacttgaattattaattttataaaatatattgcaatacgagcttaaaaaaaatagtcttatcgtactaataatttaagttaagAAATTAGTTACTGCTTATTTATTCCATTAGATATTTAGTTGATAATTCCAGTTTTCCAAttgacaatatttttattttattcaataataatatttattattattattattactgatgATGAAATTAAGACTCGGTTCAGATCTTTGTGAATAGTTTTAcgaaattagttttatttgagtgtatgattttttgatgtttattatattttgctATTTCTTTAAGTAGAATTTAAGACAAACTATCTGatgtatacaaatataatcataattgtgtatttaaatgttcataaaataccgtaatgtaaagatttttttgtgattattgtattatttaaataattaagtttaagaaaataaaattcatcgaCGAGATTATCAAATACtcgttcgaaaaaaaaaaaaaaactagagtTTTTGTTATTCTAcgaatgatttaaaatttctgatTAATCTCAGCATTCATGGTCACctaattaatcaatcaattcTAACGATGATTGAGAATAAAACCTACAAAATTTCTTCGGATGACTTTGGCAATTTTATGAACTATTTGATTCCTAAGCAAAGTAGTTGGGAGAAATATACGAATGTTTGAATTCTTGGGGCAAAagtggttttaatttttcacggAAATAGTTAACAttcaattattgattaaaataattgaataggCAGCCATGTTGGATCATTGCATGGGATaattaatttggatttaaaataaaaacttacatTTGATGACTCGCTGCGTTGGAGAGGGATCAGGAAGAGTTTGGTACCTGGCATGGGCTGAAacaagacaaaaaaataaatttaataattcagatgtctgaaaaataatttaatgctcagtaaaaaaaatcaatttctgTAATCGATGATTACCTTGATGGACAAAAGctgaataaaagtataaaaaattagcaGCATCACTATGAACACTAACTTCACTTCACTACACTAAACTTCACTAAACTTCACAACAATCACTTATActcattgattaaaaattaattataattaataaaagcggttgaaataattatttaaaagcatGAAAACccgaaattataaaaactgaCGCCACGAACTAATTACTAGATTTCGccattttgattaaatttcaacttcaattttttttcaatttctattaCTTGATTTTTACCCGATAATTTAAAGCCCGAAAATATTAGCAAACATCTATAATTAAcgcgaaataataaaatttagtttcagAATCAACAGCACAGGGTACGAAAaatcatgagtgtgaatgtagcagataagaaagaatttataaattttgaataattaaattaatgaattgaaataacaaaattaaaaaaaatgcacgtactggtttttcaattatctaactaagcattttttttaacattttttatttcaatcgattaatttattcattcaaaaatttttaaaattcccgaTTGTCAGCCAAGTTcacactcaaaaaaaattctcagacTTTGTaactgaataataattattattaacgaattatttatataaaatattgtttctatatataaccacaacacttttactattaaattgactttaattaataataaatattcactataaatatattaattgttataaataatcagCGTAACGGTCGCTCGCACCGTTTCACTAATGAGTCGCTTGAGAACAATGGAGCCGAGAGCCCGCCAACTGACCAAGATGGCGTGAGTCAGCGTCCTTTTTGAACCTTGCGCATGCGCAGATGTCGGCGCATGCGCATTGGTGGGTTTGAAGCAGTACCGTACAGCTCGAACGAGACGATGCTCAGAAAACATTCCAGCGTTGAATAGCTTGCAAGAAACTATGGGAGCTCATTCTTACACTATCCAGCCCTGGGAGCCCTTTAAGTTCAAATTCAAATGTTCGAACCAGTCGTTGTTGCGTTGAAAACTTTCTATTAGTTTGtgaatatgattaaaaatataaatgttgtAGAATTAATGACTGACTGAGTGAGTGGTGATTTAATGTTTATTCTCTGAATATCCGGTGTATGGGATTTCTCTAGGATATCCTATAAAAAtcccatacatattttttctctgagtATCCGGAATTAcgtattttttgtaaaaattagttaaagataattagaaattaactaattacaccggcacacaaaaaaaaaaaagttctctatacttttgacgggaccgatttattcccatgtattttg
This window of the Microplitis mediator isolate UGA2020A chromosome 8, iyMicMedi2.1, whole genome shotgun sequence genome carries:
- the LOC130672632 gene encoding protein GPR107 isoform X1, giving the protein MTTLIYWILLSLGFASGRIHKLDIRNDGRRYIALTTFGFYQRGSLTVNLTNFKVKPFKDTDIYGFSLDRTRSDIVNPYLDDSHQEKCLLQGPINPHNDIDSKDDSAVIYFIMDLKNLQLKATCSSNVKSLHIYSDIHQLSSFRKKRGSISGFSDTQLFPRRKRDTSLDTNVEEKSEANSPCSNVKLNMTMETIDGEKYLNTSFAMYVMNEDEEGLYNFYFHNCHNYYDNDRSLVNFTMHITEINNGNFLSAGEMPLPALYFMMSLLFFFSGCFWVLILKKSKNPVFKIHYLMAVLVFLKSFSLLFHGINYHFIQTKGEHVAAWAILYYITHLLKGAVLFITIVLIGTGWDFIKHILADKDKKLFMIVIPLQVLANVAEIIIEESEEGDIEHKTWRDVFILVDLLCCGAILFPVVWSIRHLQESANTDGKAAINLQKLKLFRHFYIMIVCYIYFTRIIMYLLKMTVPFQYEWLDEMFRELATYVFFVLTGYKFRPASANPYFTVNDDLAGGDDDEMDVVLFSSVSGASGFTQGLGKVSKAKKLIRPQTTQIVANEEECESLINKREASYDYD
- the LOC130672632 gene encoding protein GPR107 isoform X2, translating into MTTLIYWILLSLGFASGRIHKLDIRNDGRRYIALTTFGFYQRGSLTVNLTNFKVKPFKDTDIYGFSLDRTRSDIVNPYLDDSHQEKCLLQGPINPHNDIDSKDDSAVIYFIMDLKNLQLKATCSSNVKSLHIYSDIHQLSSFRKKRGSISGFSDTQLFPRRKRDTSLDTNVEEKSEANSPCSNVKLNMTMETIDGEKYLNTSFAMYVMNEDEEGLYNFYFHNCHNYYDNDRSLVNFTMHITEINNGNFLSAGEMPLPALYFMMSLLFFFSGCFWVLILKKSKNPVFKIHYLMAVLVFLKSFSLLFHGINYHFIQTKGEHVAAWAILYYITHLLKGAVLFITIVLIGTGWDFIKHILADKDKKLFMIVIPLQVLANVAEIIIEESEEGDIEHKTWRDVFILVDLLCCGAILFPVVWSIRHLQESANTDGKAAINLQKLKLFRHFYIMIVCYIYFTRIIMYLLKMTVPFQYEWLDEMFRELATYVFFVLTGYKFRPASANPYFTVNDDLAGGDDDEMDVVVSGASGFTQGLGKVSKAKKLIRPQTTQIVANEEECESLINKREASYDYD